The Sediminispirochaeta smaragdinae DSM 11293 genome has a segment encoding these proteins:
- a CDS encoding histidine kinase dimerization/phosphoacceptor domain -containing protein: MNIKQSIDKHIHANLQVMFSLLSIEQNNTDNEELRAALTATELRLYSITAVSSCSKFSHSHISVKLPLLFEKIAMQHKYQFLASARRMSIQVESKIPEIALSQALPLALFFTEILSKTVKFLLSKRKTSVMLSIEIRRQYERAEVSISSLFESAHETIDYQDDAGLKDILVRELNGILTFSENTFSNISLSFPLREKENVDIQFEKRIRHFENTIRTAYPPHFHELPTELWFNPRK, translated from the coding sequence TTGAATATCAAGCAAAGCATCGACAAACATATCCATGCCAACCTGCAAGTCATGTTCAGTCTACTCTCCATTGAGCAAAACAATACCGACAACGAAGAATTAAGAGCCGCATTAACCGCAACGGAATTGCGTTTGTATTCCATTACAGCGGTATCGTCATGCTCGAAATTTTCTCATTCGCACATATCGGTTAAACTCCCACTACTTTTCGAAAAAATTGCTATGCAACACAAGTATCAATTTCTCGCTTCCGCTCGTCGTATGTCTATTCAGGTCGAGAGTAAAATCCCTGAAATTGCACTCAGTCAAGCATTACCACTTGCCCTTTTTTTCACGGAAATACTTAGTAAAACAGTGAAGTTCCTACTGTCGAAACGAAAAACGAGCGTCATGCTCTCTATCGAAATTCGGAGACAATACGAGAGGGCCGAAGTATCAATTTCAAGCCTCTTCGAATCGGCACATGAAACCATAGATTACCAAGATGATGCAGGCTTGAAGGATATCCTCGTTCGAGAGCTGAACGGGATCCTCACTTTTTCAGAAAACACCTTTTCAAACATTTCCTTATCCTTCCCCTTACGGGAAAAAGAGAATGTCGACATTCAATTTGAAAAAAGAATAAGACATTTTGAAAATACGATAAGAACAGCATATCCTCCCCACTTTCACGAACTACCGACGGAACTCTGGTTTAATCCGAGGAAATGA
- a CDS encoding helix-turn-helix transcriptional regulator: MFTMIFDYFHNPVVISDWAGKIVYANHAFLTLWGYSRIEQVIGISVLNLWKDKSNAQQAYDRVKQQGTWQGLLGAFTNADRELAIDATLSLFYRKGHKRGYFLSSFQDITEMLNLRSRNIFLSSHSFDWFFECDTKGYFRYVSQSAIAFTGYHPATLIGKHIASIIHQQSRKEISLLIQKLKEQQSSGHEEIEVVIETQQIPQRETLIRFAAQIDIMGVYKGIRGICKDVSVYKKFEHDLKEKEQKIDELNTALQVVLEKQQEFIHKKQLDLSTALYSNLTPNREIKNESIDSTWGGKNAIAEIQTASPLALLKQFTHREIQIIDFILKGKTSKEIASTLSLTLRTVQFHRERIREKLGIKNRKENLRERLLELFYQD; this comes from the coding sequence ATTTTCACAATGATTTTTGACTACTTCCACAATCCCGTAGTCATTTCTGATTGGGCAGGAAAGATAGTCTATGCCAATCATGCTTTCCTTACCTTGTGGGGATATTCCAGAATCGAACAAGTGATCGGAATAAGTGTCCTGAACCTTTGGAAAGATAAGTCGAACGCACAGCAAGCCTATGACAGGGTGAAGCAACAGGGGACATGGCAAGGACTTCTGGGAGCCTTTACCAACGCCGATAGGGAACTTGCAATTGATGCAACCCTTTCCCTCTTTTACAGAAAAGGACACAAAAGGGGGTATTTCCTCTCCTCGTTTCAAGATATTACCGAAATGCTTAACCTGCGAAGCCGTAACATTTTTCTCTCCAGTCATTCCTTTGATTGGTTTTTCGAATGCGATACAAAGGGGTACTTTCGCTATGTTTCACAATCTGCAATAGCCTTCACAGGGTATCACCCGGCTACCCTCATTGGTAAGCATATAGCTTCCATTATCCATCAACAAAGCCGGAAAGAAATTTCGCTGCTTATTCAAAAGCTAAAAGAACAACAATCCTCCGGACATGAGGAGATTGAGGTAGTTATAGAGACCCAGCAAATTCCACAGCGGGAAACGTTGATACGCTTTGCTGCTCAAATAGACATAATGGGAGTGTATAAAGGAATTAGAGGCATATGTAAAGATGTTAGTGTATACAAAAAATTTGAGCATGATCTCAAAGAAAAGGAGCAGAAAATAGACGAACTCAATACCGCATTGCAGGTTGTACTTGAAAAGCAACAGGAATTTATCCACAAAAAGCAGCTTGATTTATCAACCGCACTTTATAGCAATCTTACACCGAACAGAGAGATAAAAAATGAATCAATCGATTCTACCTGGGGAGGTAAAAATGCTATAGCAGAAATACAAACGGCAAGCCCCCTTGCTTTGTTGAAACAATTCACCCACAGGGAAATCCAGATCATCGATTTCATTCTGAAGGGAAAGACATCAAAAGAAATTGCTTCGACCTTGAGCCTTACTCTTCGCACCGTTCAATTTCATAGAGAGCGGATAAGGGAAAAGTTGGGCATCAAAAATCGAAAAGAAAACCTGCGAGAACGACTTCTTGAGCTTTTCTATCAGGACTGA
- a CDS encoding GntR family transcriptional regulator, with translation MQVYKYEQIIEKIQNEITSNNWRPGSQIPSERDLVVSFDVSRITIKKALQELVSRGVLVRYPQRRGTFVHAAKEEAEERPSPAKLIGVAIDDVSDRFGSTLLRGIEDFLWNQRIHTVICNGDRDFKKVEDYFQSLLQNNIDGVILSPVIAEESYQDHNRNIIKLLQEKNVPFVLVDRNVAGIDANYVSSNHRESTYNLTKALISRGHRKNILLKGLPCSSMEEREEGYLDAMHEAGISVPEEWIIRLNDNRLFTSIDVQEIEKLKSALKRIGKFHSIVVLNNRLLKGFITAMNVRSEEWYNDIVIALHDQLVVDLPCKERVYQIIQPDYEVGKEAARLLTQTIEEKLQQTRQIILQSKIVLGQE, from the coding sequence ATGCAAGTGTATAAATATGAGCAGATTATAGAAAAAATCCAAAACGAGATAACATCGAACAATTGGAGACCCGGATCACAAATTCCTTCGGAAAGGGATTTAGTAGTCTCCTTTGATGTAAGCCGGATAACGATAAAGAAAGCACTACAAGAATTGGTATCACGCGGAGTATTGGTGCGCTACCCACAGCGTCGCGGTACCTTCGTTCACGCAGCAAAGGAAGAGGCCGAAGAAAGACCATCACCTGCGAAACTCATCGGCGTTGCCATCGACGATGTCTCCGATCGCTTTGGTTCTACCCTTTTACGCGGGATTGAAGACTTCTTATGGAATCAGAGAATTCATACAGTAATATGCAATGGTGATCGAGATTTCAAGAAAGTCGAGGATTACTTTCAATCGCTCTTGCAGAACAACATCGACGGTGTCATTCTTTCTCCTGTCATAGCTGAGGAATCCTACCAGGATCATAACCGGAACATCATCAAGTTACTCCAAGAAAAGAATGTTCCTTTTGTTCTCGTTGATCGAAATGTTGCCGGCATTGATGCCAATTATGTCTCTTCCAATCACCGTGAAAGTACCTATAATTTGACAAAAGCGCTCATTTCCCGGGGGCATAGAAAAAATATCCTATTAAAAGGCCTGCCTTGCTCAAGTATGGAAGAACGGGAGGAGGGATATCTCGATGCAATGCATGAGGCGGGAATCTCCGTTCCCGAAGAATGGATAATCCGACTAAATGACAACAGACTCTTTACATCCATAGATGTGCAAGAGATTGAGAAACTAAAATCGGCATTGAAGCGAATAGGTAAATTCCATTCCATCGTGGTCCTGAACAACCGATTACTCAAAGGATTTATCACTGCAATGAATGTACGCTCTGAAGAGTGGTACAACGATATCGTCATTGCACTCCATGATCAGTTGGTAGTCGATCTTCCCTGTAAGGAACGGGTGTACCAAATCATCCAGCCCGACTACGAGGTAGGAAAAGAGGCAGCAAGGCTTCTTACGCAAACAATAGAAGAAAAACTCCAGCAAACGCGACAGATCATTCTCCAATCAAAAATAGTGTTAGGCCAAGAATGA
- a CDS encoding ABC transporter substrate-binding protein, whose protein sequence is MRKPLMFLIVLLAAAGVLYAGGQTEASSPEAASSLSGVVTVYTPHGAEITDPILDAFRAKYPDIRIQIVNAGTGELLSRLEAEKDNPTADVMWGGDTISFESYSHLFASYESPEDASMMKSDPAHKWHPFSVLCQPILVNTDLVAADAYPSTVKQLADAAWKDGKIALADPNKSGTGYTIVSGLVNAYGWDFIGKLLDNCVVTPGSDAMFKAIKDGEVAVGFINEDLGAKWEQEGLPVKMIYAKDAVTVQMDAVALVANSPSPEIGKVVLDFICSADAHTIAVEQISRRSARIDVDPPSILPALGQLNLFPANEPRQVVNAKFEKLAQ, encoded by the coding sequence ATGAGAAAACCATTGATGTTCCTTATTGTGCTATTGGCAGCTGCGGGAGTGCTCTATGCCGGTGGACAAACGGAAGCTTCCTCACCGGAAGCTGCTTCAAGCTTAAGTGGAGTTGTCACCGTGTATACACCCCATGGAGCCGAAATCACCGATCCCATCTTAGATGCGTTTCGTGCGAAATATCCTGATATTCGGATTCAAATTGTAAACGCCGGAACCGGAGAACTTCTGTCGAGGCTTGAGGCCGAAAAAGATAATCCGACCGCCGATGTCATGTGGGGTGGCGATACGATTTCTTTTGAATCCTACTCACATCTATTTGCTTCTTATGAATCTCCCGAAGATGCCTCTATGATGAAAAGCGATCCTGCTCATAAATGGCATCCCTTTTCCGTTCTTTGCCAGCCGATCCTTGTCAATACTGATTTAGTGGCGGCAGATGCCTATCCCTCTACCGTTAAGCAGCTTGCCGATGCGGCGTGGAAGGATGGAAAGATTGCCCTTGCCGATCCGAATAAATCGGGTACCGGCTATACCATAGTATCTGGACTTGTCAATGCCTATGGCTGGGATTTCATTGGAAAACTACTTGACAACTGTGTCGTCACTCCCGGTTCCGATGCCATGTTCAAGGCCATCAAAGACGGTGAAGTTGCCGTCGGTTTTATCAACGAGGATTTGGGGGCAAAATGGGAGCAGGAAGGCCTGCCTGTCAAGATGATCTATGCGAAGGATGCGGTTACGGTTCAGATGGATGCTGTCGCGTTGGTTGCAAATTCCCCGAGCCCTGAGATTGGGAAGGTTGTTCTTGATTTTATTTGTTCGGCAGATGCTCATACGATAGCAGTGGAGCAGATTTCTCGTCGTTCCGCACGAATCGATGTAGATCCCCCCTCCATTCTTCCTGCATTGGGCCAGCTCAATCTTTTTCCTGCAAATGAACCCCGACAGGTTGTTAATGCGAAGTTTGAAAAATTGGCGCAGTGA
- a CDS encoding ABC transporter permease, with the protein MSRILIFFRDPWKIFTAIALVLLISLVIFSQVWICKSSFQRNGGEFTISTSTDGELLLEDETVKGFSLSQISDGRYRVNQRHTPLYIITSMEPGVLGIEAANGNIADTSLQEGTVSLSTGPDTLWISQKIFTGLFDDGSNHRQLALQKSSENMVHLQYNPGAFLLFADKKTHYTLSNYVTFFRNSKYLSAVKNSFLVMIFSTLIASFFGVGLAYLYARYKVPGTSSVLTIITMASVSPPFLGAYAWRMLLGSSGVITRLFHLNWTIVGLHGVVWVISWLVFPIIFLLTYDAFISLDHSLRECSMSLGGDRKTTFFRIELPMAMPGILNGLYLAMMTAFTDFGTPYVISLNLNVLPVMIYKEYMSEVGGNLSIASTGSMLMIFFSSLILMAQRIYLARRSYASVKSHQPSARQAGKGKKRVIYASTAIVLAFAFLPHITVAISAFFKWKVGILTSTFTLDNFARLFRSNLSSVGVTLFTGGTATLLDFIFGIGIAFVVVKKRYPVVATLLNQLVMVPYLIPGTVLGIGFILLFNQPPILLTGTWLILVLAYFIRKLPYSVKSAESALYQVHPALGEAAESLGAKPMRSFWQITFPLIIGGVISGATLSFLQIMTEISASIILYRPPWKPMTAVIFENTIDAGADFGIASAMTVLLMVMLYVPLYIVTIKARKPKEVRIESI; encoded by the coding sequence TTGAGCCGTATTTTGATCTTCTTTAGGGACCCCTGGAAAATTTTTACTGCAATCGCTCTTGTTTTACTCATTTCCCTTGTGATCTTCTCACAGGTATGGATATGTAAATCTTCCTTTCAAAGAAACGGCGGAGAATTTACCATCAGTACGTCGACCGACGGCGAGCTTTTACTGGAAGATGAGACGGTGAAAGGATTTTCTTTGTCACAGATTTCCGACGGCCGTTATCGTGTAAACCAGAGACATACTCCGCTTTATATCATTACAAGCATGGAGCCTGGTGTGCTTGGGATAGAAGCGGCCAATGGGAATATCGCGGACACGTCTCTCCAGGAAGGTACCGTCTCTCTATCAACCGGACCGGATACACTCTGGATATCACAAAAGATTTTTACCGGATTATTTGATGACGGAAGTAATCATCGACAGTTGGCGCTGCAAAAAAGTAGCGAAAACATGGTACACCTGCAATACAATCCTGGAGCCTTTCTTCTTTTTGCGGATAAGAAAACCCATTATACCCTGTCCAATTATGTGACCTTTTTCCGAAATTCAAAATATCTAAGTGCGGTAAAGAATAGTTTCCTGGTAATGATATTCTCCACACTTATTGCTTCATTTTTTGGTGTCGGACTTGCATACCTCTATGCCAGATATAAGGTTCCAGGTACGAGCTCCGTCCTGACAATTATTACGATGGCCTCCGTTTCTCCTCCTTTTCTTGGTGCATATGCATGGCGAATGTTGTTGGGTAGTTCCGGGGTGATTACCCGGCTTTTTCATCTCAATTGGACCATTGTCGGTTTGCACGGGGTCGTTTGGGTCATAAGCTGGTTGGTTTTTCCTATCATATTTTTACTGACCTATGATGCTTTTATTTCTTTGGACCACTCGTTACGAGAGTGTTCGATGAGTTTGGGGGGGGATCGAAAAACAACCTTTTTTCGAATCGAACTGCCGATGGCCATGCCTGGAATCCTAAACGGGCTATACCTTGCGATGATGACTGCGTTTACCGATTTTGGTACTCCATATGTTATTTCGCTGAATTTAAATGTGCTTCCCGTCATGATCTATAAGGAATACATGAGCGAGGTCGGTGGAAATCTTTCGATTGCCAGTACGGGAAGCATGCTCATGATTTTTTTCTCCTCGTTGATCCTTATGGCACAGCGGATTTACCTTGCTCGACGCTCGTATGCATCGGTTAAGTCGCATCAGCCTTCCGCACGACAGGCAGGAAAGGGGAAAAAACGGGTGATTTATGCATCGACCGCTATTGTCCTTGCTTTTGCGTTTCTTCCCCACATTACCGTGGCGATTTCTGCTTTTTTTAAGTGGAAGGTCGGGATCCTTACTTCCACCTTTACCCTGGATAATTTTGCGAGACTATTCAGAAGCAACCTCAGTTCTGTCGGCGTGACCTTGTTCACGGGAGGTACGGCAACCCTCTTGGATTTTATCTTCGGGATCGGTATTGCCTTTGTCGTGGTCAAAAAGCGTTACCCCGTTGTTGCAACTCTTCTTAATCAACTGGTGATGGTTCCTTATCTGATTCCAGGAACTGTACTTGGTATCGGTTTTATCCTTTTATTCAACCAGCCTCCTATTCTCTTAACGGGGACATGGTTGATTTTGGTTCTCGCCTATTTTATCAGAAAGTTGCCGTATTCGGTAAAGAGTGCAGAATCTGCTCTATACCAGGTCCACCCGGCCTTGGGAGAGGCTGCGGAAAGTCTTGGCGCAAAGCCTATGAGGAGTTTTTGGCAGATTACCTTTCCGCTGATTATCGGTGGTGTTATCAGCGGGGCAACGCTTTCGTTTCTTCAGATAATGACGGAAATAAGTGCTTCTATTATTCTTTATCGTCCTCCCTGGAAGCCCATGACTGCCGTAATTTTTGAGAATACCATCGACGCCGGGGCCGACTTCGGGATTGCATCGGCCATGACTGTGCTGCTGATGGTGATGCTCTATGTGCCCCTCTATATTGTAACCATCAAAGCTCGAAAACCTAAGGAGGTCCGCATTGAAAGTATCTGA
- a CDS encoding ABC transporter ATP-binding protein — MKVSDTNRKTTSVSIKEVQKNFGAIQALRNVSLEIHEKEFFTLLGPSGCGKTTLLRSIAGFEKTTKGEIFFNEENTTNIPPWNKNIGFVFQNYALWPNKSVYRNIAYGLELRKKDASYIKEKISWALDMVELRGIEKKFPEELSGGQQQRVAIARALVIDPDILLLDEPLSNLDAKLRISLRQQIRNIQRSLEITAVYVTHDQEEALEISDRIAVMNKGEVLQVGPPEEIYQRPSDLFVADFIGKANFLEGELHGSDFKLPGNLVIPLQPKNCKAGKGILFTRPESFSHSKEEGFGGIRGRIIQRYYLGNLHRYRVDIGNEMSILLETGEQYNEGDLIQLKVSNYEIFNQ, encoded by the coding sequence TTGAAAGTATCTGATACAAATCGGAAAACTACCTCGGTATCAATAAAAGAGGTCCAGAAAAATTTCGGCGCCATTCAGGCACTTCGTAATGTTTCACTGGAGATCCATGAAAAAGAGTTTTTTACTCTGTTGGGGCCTTCGGGGTGCGGGAAGACTACTCTTTTACGTAGCATTGCCGGTTTTGAAAAAACGACAAAGGGCGAAATCTTTTTTAACGAGGAAAATACGACAAATATTCCGCCGTGGAATAAGAATATAGGTTTTGTCTTTCAAAACTATGCTCTATGGCCGAATAAGAGTGTTTATCGAAATATTGCTTATGGATTGGAACTCAGGAAAAAAGATGCTTCATACATAAAAGAAAAGATCTCATGGGCTCTCGACATGGTTGAGCTTAGGGGAATAGAGAAAAAGTTTCCCGAAGAGTTGAGTGGGGGACAGCAGCAGCGTGTTGCAATCGCTCGTGCCTTGGTAATCGATCCTGATATCCTTCTTTTGGACGAGCCTTTATCCAACCTCGACGCAAAATTGCGCATATCGTTGCGGCAGCAGATAAGAAATATTCAACGTTCTCTTGAGATCACGGCCGTATATGTTACCCATGACCAGGAGGAAGCTCTCGAAATCTCCGATAGGATTGCCGTGATGAATAAGGGTGAAGTTCTGCAGGTCGGTCCGCCGGAAGAAATTTATCAGCGGCCCAGCGACCTCTTTGTAGCGGACTTTATCGGAAAAGCCAATTTTCTTGAAGGCGAGTTACATGGATCGGACTTCAAGCTTCCTGGCAACTTGGTAATACCACTTCAGCCGAAAAACTGTAAGGCTGGTAAGGGAATTCTTTTTACAAGGCCAGAATCCTTCTCTCATTCAAAGGAGGAAGGCTTTGGTGGAATTCGCGGACGAATAATTCAGCGATACTATCTTGGTAACTTACATCGATACCGAGTTGATATCGGTAATGAGATGTCTATTCTTCTGGAGACAGGAGAACAATATAACGAAGGTGATTTGATACAGCTAAAGGTAAGCAACTATGAAATCTTTAACCAATAA
- a CDS encoding amylo-alpha-1,6-glucosidase, translating into MKSLTNKEFFFSSLPEMKALFGNLVTVKDKEGCKCPGIHQGFIASIIQFQPLLEIAVFTSDGTEVEFTLKEAISTPIEICKTFTSSLGLIMDQRFSVLGNQVFLHVEFSRTPDAGILDFSVDFSGALLFSPQGVPYHWEDEKMVNAYIKSPQQLHGIWKETNFILRFSRKLNQLALHKINADEIKREQYFSSHNLKKRYTYWVERPQRGGYDGASSLCSRNMGYAGAWIPDFSDGKKASIDINFSVFSTNEVADSDSPKSIEEVSSLLNTEWEEYIQKIPNFRCQEKNLEKIYYTSWYILKSGRIHFPEKRFRYPFTSVNKFHYYNQFFWDSAFQAIAWLWFNDPDPSESEMKNFVAHQWRNGMIPYELFMYPVNGREWMDGDSLTSGTTQPPVIGITLKEVFTKFGNKAYLDFFYDSLVEYERWLSLYRDLGKRGLSSYVNIWETGWDNSPRFDAAARNRVLDPFIEGVDFNVYIYILRETILQIASVLGKPEPLGIREHQAMTKRSMNELMYNQEDHFYYDLEAASDHRIPVKTAAGLLPLMTDIPSAAQRSALIDRYLCSEKEFLTTAPVPSVSQSEESYSSYDFWRGANWPQITWSVLYGICESEPDEAGKVLDRFLHSTSANENCYEYYDSATGEGAGLPFQGWGALYTDFIIRFVVGIHPTKKGFRFNPVSKKYRNFQLDNLILKGRKLSIERKGQTWNIGIAGYGVITYVETLICDVDLSGVEIAISFDQEKADLSSISFSGASYWRENKLFLTAEC; encoded by the coding sequence ATGAAATCTTTAACCAATAAAGAATTTTTTTTCTCATCCCTTCCCGAAATGAAAGCGTTATTTGGCAACCTTGTTACAGTAAAGGATAAGGAAGGTTGTAAGTGTCCCGGCATTCATCAGGGATTTATTGCATCGATCATACAGTTTCAGCCCTTGCTTGAAATAGCAGTTTTTACTTCCGATGGCACTGAGGTCGAGTTTACTCTCAAGGAAGCGATATCTACTCCAATAGAGATATGTAAAACCTTCACTTCTTCGCTTGGGCTCATTATGGACCAACGCTTTTCGGTATTAGGAAATCAGGTCTTTCTTCACGTTGAATTCTCAAGAACTCCAGATGCGGGAATACTGGATTTCTCTGTGGATTTTTCGGGAGCGTTACTTTTTTCACCGCAAGGTGTTCCCTATCATTGGGAAGATGAAAAAATGGTGAATGCTTATATAAAAAGTCCTCAACAGCTCCATGGTATATGGAAAGAGACAAACTTTATACTTCGATTTTCTAGAAAACTAAACCAGCTTGCTTTGCATAAGATCAATGCCGATGAGATAAAAAGGGAACAGTACTTTTCCAGTCACAACCTGAAAAAGCGGTATACCTATTGGGTCGAGAGGCCTCAACGGGGAGGCTATGATGGAGCATCTTCTCTTTGTAGCAGAAATATGGGATATGCCGGAGCATGGATTCCGGACTTTTCCGACGGAAAAAAGGCAAGTATCGATATCAATTTTTCGGTTTTCTCAACAAATGAAGTTGCTGACTCTGATAGCCCAAAATCGATCGAAGAGGTAAGTTCTTTACTCAATACTGAATGGGAAGAATATATCCAGAAAATTCCAAATTTTCGATGTCAGGAAAAAAATCTTGAGAAAATTTATTACACGAGTTGGTACATTCTAAAGTCCGGTAGAATTCACTTTCCGGAAAAGCGTTTTAGATACCCGTTCACTTCGGTAAATAAATTTCACTACTATAATCAATTTTTTTGGGATTCTGCATTTCAGGCGATTGCCTGGCTTTGGTTTAACGATCCCGACCCTTCTGAAAGTGAGATGAAAAATTTTGTCGCTCACCAATGGCGGAACGGGATGATTCCCTACGAACTTTTTATGTATCCGGTAAATGGTCGGGAATGGATGGATGGGGATTCTCTCACCTCGGGGACAACGCAACCTCCCGTAATTGGCATCACCTTGAAGGAGGTTTTTACAAAATTCGGTAACAAGGCCTATCTCGATTTTTTCTATGATTCCCTGGTCGAGTATGAAAGGTGGTTAAGCCTTTACCGAGATTTGGGAAAAAGAGGACTTTCTTCTTATGTAAATATCTGGGAAACGGGTTGGGACAATAGTCCTCGCTTTGATGCTGCGGCTCGGAATAGGGTCCTTGACCCCTTTATTGAGGGGGTTGATTTTAACGTTTATATCTACATCTTACGTGAGACCATTCTCCAGATCGCTTCTGTTCTTGGTAAGCCTGAACCGCTGGGAATCCGGGAACATCAGGCAATGACAAAACGTAGCATGAATGAGTTGATGTACAACCAGGAAGACCACTTTTATTATGATTTGGAAGCGGCAAGCGATCACAGAATTCCGGTCAAGACTGCGGCTGGGCTTCTCCCTCTGATGACTGATATTCCATCGGCGGCGCAACGTTCGGCTCTCATCGATCGCTATCTATGTTCTGAAAAGGAGTTTCTAACGACCGCTCCCGTGCCCTCGGTAAGTCAAAGTGAAGAAAGTTATAGTTCTTACGATTTTTGGCGGGGAGCGAACTGGCCGCAAATAACCTGGTCCGTGTTGTATGGGATCTGTGAAAGTGAGCCGGATGAAGCAGGGAAGGTACTCGATAGATTTCTCCATTCCACAAGTGCAAATGAAAACTGCTATGAATACTACGATTCGGCCACAGGGGAGGGGGCTGGATTACCTTTTCAGGGGTGGGGTGCACTATATACCGATTTTATTATTCGATTTGTTGTCGGTATACATCCGACGAAAAAAGGGTTCCGATTTAATCCAGTTTCCAAGAAATACAGAAATTTCCAGCTTGATAATCTTATCTTGAAGGGGAGGAAGCTTTCTATAGAGCGAAAAGGCCAGACGTGGAATATAGGAATTGCAGGATATGGTGTCATTACATATGTCGAAACTCTTATATGTGATGTTGATCTTTCCGGCGTAGAGATCGCGATCTCTTTTGACCAAGAAAAAGCCGATCTCTCTTCGATTTCTTTTTCTGGTGCCTCTTATTGGCGGGAAAACAAGCTTTTTCTAACAGCTGAATGTTAA
- a CDS encoding LacI family DNA-binding transcriptional regulator: MAVTIKDIAKIAGVTHSTVSRCLNDKPGVSDAMRAEIKRIAQDLGFEFNANARSLHTSKTETIGIILNEANDDNQPHLFTNNFLRHIRHQLEEEDLDTITTFPHNDYSGKDNIQKIVNRRKVDGLILLTSSIEKETVDFLRDAEIPFVFSHQIPPDEFGKVNAVYCDHRKGGYLATKHLIDCGYRRILCVTRPDQRLEFALRTDGYRQALEEAGIAVDETMILKGGSSFDFCPEDVEREILQVSKYDAIFAHTDLIALEIMKELVKHGISVPKDIALMGYDNIELCTFFEPHLSSVAQPLEDISIKTCEILIKQLAGDNTVKRFVFQPRLIPRETT; this comes from the coding sequence ATGGCCGTTACAATAAAGGATATTGCCAAGATTGCCGGTGTCACGCATTCAACCGTTTCGAGATGTTTAAATGATAAGCCGGGAGTTTCCGACGCCATGAGGGCGGAAATAAAACGTATAGCCCAAGATCTCGGCTTTGAATTTAATGCTAATGCGCGGAGTTTGCATACCAGCAAGACGGAGACGATAGGGATTATTCTTAATGAGGCAAATGATGATAATCAACCTCATCTATTTACAAATAATTTTCTTCGGCATATTAGACATCAGTTGGAAGAAGAGGATTTGGATACGATCACGACCTTTCCCCACAATGATTATTCGGGAAAAGATAATATTCAAAAAATTGTCAACAGGCGAAAGGTTGATGGCCTTATACTTCTTACTTCTTCGATCGAAAAAGAAACCGTTGATTTTCTTCGGGACGCTGAAATCCCGTTTGTTTTCTCCCACCAGATCCCTCCCGACGAATTTGGTAAGGTTAATGCCGTCTATTGTGACCATCGAAAGGGGGGGTATTTAGCGACTAAACACTTGATTGATTGCGGATACCGGAGGATTCTCTGTGTCACCCGACCCGATCAACGTTTGGAGTTTGCATTACGAACAGATGGTTATAGGCAGGCCTTGGAAGAGGCCGGAATAGCCGTTGATGAGACGATGATCCTAAAGGGGGGATCCTCCTTTGATTTCTGTCCGGAGGATGTGGAACGGGAAATCTTGCAAGTTTCAAAATACGATGCCATCTTTGCCCATACCGATCTTATCGCTCTTGAGATCATGAAAGAATTAGTCAAACATGGTATTTCTGTTCCTAAGGATATTGCCCTTATGGGCTATGATAATATTGAATTGTGTACCTTTTTTGAGCCTCATCTTTCGTCTGTTGCGCAACCCCTGGAAGACATATCGATAAAGACCTGTGAAATCCTGATTAAGCAGCTCGCCGGTGATAATACGGTAAAGCGGTTTGTTTTTCAGCCTCGTTTAATTCCTCGCGAAACGACCTAA